The genome window ATTTGCTCCTTCAGCAACTGCTTTCATAAATTTTTCGTGGGTTACAGGTACATGAATGGCATCTTCCGGGCAAACACGCGCGCATCTTCCACACCGCCAGCATTTATCTTTGTCCACTGTATATATGTTGTCCGGGAATGTAATGCATTCTGCAGGACATACCTTCATACAATCATAGCATAGGATGCATTTTTCTTGGTCCCACTCCATGATATCACCCATAAGAAAGTGCATCTTTCCACGGCCTTCGTGCCAGTCTCCGTGGTGGGATTCGTTGGAAACCCCTCCCATCGAAATATTTTTTATAGCTCCTCCAAGTACTGCCTGGATGTGACCTTTTACGTGTGTCAGAACAACCATTGATTTAGCTTCATAAAGTGCCGATGCGATATAGACATCGCCAATCGGCTCTCCTGCCCTTGATTTCAGGGAGTCTTTACCATACATCCCATCTGCTATGACCACCGGTGCGTCCAGCGTCAAATGATTATAACCAGCTTCTTTTGCAACCTCCAAGTAATCATACGCAGGTATCCTGACCGAATCGGTAACAAAAGGTTTTGCAGGTATACTTTTAACTGCCCGGACAACCTGCCTTACAAATTGAGGCCTGATTGTTCGAAAAGCGCCTTTTCCTCCCAAATGTATTTTGAGAGGCACTGTTTCATCTTTGCCGATATATTTATCAATTTCAAAGTTTTTTAAAAACTGTTCAAACTTTCCCTGAAGCCCGTTCTCGTAAGTAAATGATTTCGAGTGCGGACTAATATGGTAAACTGTTGAGCTCATCTGTACCTCCTATACAGTGGATATTGTAATATAGTAGTAAAGCTTCTGCAAGTGTGGAATGTTTCAAGATTCCTGTGAAAATAGGTAAAACATGTTATGATAAATATTTTTGTCACACTTCCTTTTTTTAAGAGCTATGTCGATAGGGAAGCGGAGGGAGTGAAATAGGGAGAAATGCATAGGTTAAGGAAATTGATGAAGTTTTGGGCGCTATTGGAACCTCAAATACTTCAAATACCTTTAACTACCTTTTCTACACTCATCACGTGTTACGACTTTCAAATGCATCAATTTTGTGTTACCAACAAATATTTCACTTGATTTTTTTAAAATGTTTAGCATATTATTCATTTGAAAAATTATAGTATTTGGGAGGTAGATATGCCTATATATGAATACCAGTGTGAAAAATGTTCTGATGTGTTTGAGTTGTTTGAAGGAATTAACTCAAAAAGTAAAATAAGAAAATGCTCCAAGTGTGGCGGAGATGCCAAAAGGATAATATCTATGTCCAATTTCCAGCTTAAAGGATCAGGCTGGTATGTCACAGACTACAAAGGAAAAAATACCTGTGCAAACAGTGCATCCGGGAAGAGCAAACCTGAAAACAAAAACACTGCCGATGCGTGTAGTACATGTGCTGCCGGAGCAGGTAAAACTCAATAAAACGGGCAGCTCCATCTGCCCTTTCTTATCTTATAATTAATAAAAACTTTTTAATAAATCAGGAAACTTGGCAGAAGATGTTGTGATAATCTTCGGACTTTAACACATCAAAAAAATTACCCCAATAGCAAATACACTACTAAACGAATTGCCAAAATTAGCTGTTTGGAACAGGTACTGTCTTTAAAAGGAATATCCTGCGCTCATTCCAGTAAAAGCAAGCCTTTTTTCGTAAAAATCTATGTTTGAAAACGATCCTCCAACTCCTATATAAGCTGAAGCGAAAACATTTTTAAGATTCAGAATGTTATTTTTTCTTAAAACAAGAATGATATTTTCATTCACATCTTTCCTTGTTTTATCGAAAAGAGGGTGTTCTTTGGCATATTTTGCATAACTGAGAGAATATATTATCCTTGCTGATAGTCCTTTTGGTGACAGATAAGCCCATGATGCACTAATTCCGGGCTCATCATATGAGTTGGCGTCACCTTCATATTCACCTTTTTTGTAAAATATCCCTAAGTTGAGAAACATTTTGTTGCTCATACGGATATTTTTTGATATTTCCTGACTGATTATGTATCCGTCTCTTTGAAGTCTGCTGTAATTACTGCCAATAACATCATCGCGGATGTTTTCAGAAAGAAGTTTGAGTTTGTATGAGAAACGTGTATTTAAAATGTTGTTGAGGTTTAAGCCAAAACCATAACTATCTTTATAGGTACTCGAACGTTCCTTGTTTAAAAGAAATGGGTCTTCCCATACCTCTTCAGGCAGCCGGTAAGACAAGTAAACAGAAAATTCAGTGTTTAACAGACCGGGCTTTTTTAAACCAATCAGAAATCCTCCGCCCGATGAGCTTAGAGAAGGCGAACCGATGTAAAAGCCGGTACCGTTTTTATTCTGGGAGTAGTTAAAACGTACTACAGGTATGAATTTGCCGAAAGCGTCATCAGGTTCGGAATAGTTGTGAATTATTTCGTTTTTACTGTCAACGGCCAGATTGCTTTTTTGATACAGATATGCTGATCCTAACTCTATATAATTATTTTGCGCGGAACAGATAGAGGCTGAAATCAGTAATATAATTATTAATAATCTAATCATTTAAAACCTCGTCAATGTCGGAGAGGGTTTTTAAGGAGCCCTCTCCGATTCCTATATTCGGTCTTTTAACTTCAGGTTCTCTGGGATTTATTCTTATTATTTCAGCATTCAAATTCCTGTGTATACGCTCACTGGTGTGTCTTATTGAAGGGATAGCTGTACCTGCACCTATTTCTATTACAGCTATTTTTGATTTTTTTTGACTGTCCAAAAAATCATCAAAACGGTTTGACTGCTCGTGACTTCTGTACGGCAGCCATGAAAAATCCCCGAACATTAAAATATTGGGTCTGGCCACTGTGTGACAGTTAATACATTTGGGAACATTTCTTGCCCTCATACTTTCTGTATCAACGTCAATCTTTTCTTTGTTTTCCCAAATGCTTGATGTACAGGCATTGAGACATTGTAGGTAATGTATGGAACCGTGAATCTCATATACTTTATCTTCAGGAAAACCCGCTTTTTGAAAGTGCCCGTCAACATTGGAAGTCACAACGAAATAATCCATACCGAACTGTTTTATCCAGTCCAGCATTAAATAAAATCCTTTATGAGGTGTTATATTTCTGTACATCTGCAGTCGGTGTCCGTAAAAACCCCATCCAAAAGAGGGATCTCTTTCAAAATGAGCAGGATTAGCGGCTTCGATAAAACTGAGTCCAAGGCGCTCATAAGGAGGGTAGGCTTTCCAGAATCCCCGGTTGCCCCTAAAATCAGGCAGACCGGAATCAACACCTATTCCGGCACCGGCAGTTATAACCAATGATTCTGAATTTTTGATTATATCAGCAGCTGCTTTAATTTTATCCTTATAATCCATGAAAACACCCCTTTTTATCAAAATTACTTTTATTTTTAGCTCTGTTCAAGTTTTTTTGTTTATTTTAAGGAGAGAAAAATAAAATGTTGAAAAGTTAATATAGTATGGTATAGTTTTATAACTTTATTATTAGGGGTGCCGAGTATTTGTTTATCCCATTTTCCCATATTTTTTACAAGGAGGCTAGTATGAAAAAAATAATTTTTGCTATTTTAATGTTGCTTATGGTATTTACTCTTGCTTTTGCAAAGGTAAATCTCAATACTGCATCCAAAAAGGAGCTTTCCTCGCTGGAGTATATTGGGGATGCAAAGGCACAAGCCATAATAGATTACAGAGAAAAAAATCCTTTTGAGAATATAAAAGAGTTTATTAAAGTTGACGGTGTAGGTGAGAGAGTTTTCGAAATGAATAAGGATAATCTTTGCACCGGCAACGGCGACTGTTAAGTTTGTAAAATTATACCGGCATCCCTGATTAATGTCAGTCCGGTTTTAAAACCGGACTGTTTTCTTTTAGCTCTGGTTTACCTGCAGCGGACCCCAGGCCTGGCATGTTGCCATTACTTCCAAAGTATTTATATTGACCCTCTCAGGTGTGTTTACCACCCAATATATTATTTCAGCGATATCTTCCGGCTGCAGTAAGTCGGCATTTTCATAAACTTTTTCAGCTTTTTTCTTATCACCTTTAAATCTCACCAGGGAAAATTCTGTTTCAGCCATTCCAGGCTCGATATTTGTCACCTTGACTTTTGTCCCCAGTAAATCAGCCCTAAGATTTCTTGAAAACTGCTGGACAAAAGACTTGGTTGCGCCGTAAACATTGCCACCCGGATACGGCCAGTTCCCCGCTGTGGAACCTATATTAACAATATGACCGCTGTTTTTCTTTACCATTGTTTTAAGAACACTTTTTGTGCAATACAAAAGTCCTTTAATATTTGTATCCACCATAACATCCCAGTCATCCAAATTTGCCTCATATGCCGGATCCAAGCCAAGGGCGAGACCGGCGTTATTGACAAGAACATCGATATCCCTGAATCCCTGCGGTAAATCTGTTATAAACTTTTCCACACTGCTACTGTTTCTCACATCAAGTTCTGAAGTGTAGACACTGGAAATATTGCCGAGTTTTTTCTCCAGGTTTTCAAGCCTTTCCTTCCTCCTGCCCGTCAAGATTACGTTCCATTTGTTGTGGAAAAAAATTTCAGCACATGCTAATCCAAATCCGGAAGTCGCTCCTGTGATTAAAATTGTTTTTGACATAACAATCTCCTTTTTGGTCAATTTTATCCCATATGTTATTTTTTGTCTATATCTGTGAATTTTTCATGATCTCACATCTACAAGACATTGCTTATAAAGAAAAATGGCCAGCAAGACAGGTGCCCCCGCTTTTTAAACAAGCTATGGCAATAGCGGGATTTTCACTCATATCCAAGATAGGGGTTGAAACTTTTCTGCTGTACGAGTAAAATATAATTGGAGGTAATAATGGAATTTTATGAAATGTTAAATAATTATTATGATGAAATATTTCCTTTCAGCAAGTCCACTTATGGTTTTATAAAAGAACTGGTACCTGAAAATGCACATTTGCTTGAGATAGGGTCTGCAACAGGCAAATATGTGAAAACTTTTCAAAAGGACGGATTCAAAGCTACTGGGCTTGAGTACAGTAAAATATTTATGGATAACCCCTACGAAATGGTAATCGGTGACATGCATAAACTTCCCTTTAAAAAAGAGTCTTTTGAAACCGTATTTTGTATTGGTAACACACTTGCTCATTCTATTGACAGAAATGAGGTCCATAAAGTACTTTACAGCGCTTTTTCTTTACTAAAACCCAAAGGCAGCTTGGTGGTTCAGACAGTAAATTATGACAGAATTTGCGCTAACGGTATCAAAGAATTGGATCCAATTGAAACACCTAATGTTAAGTTCGAGCGATATTATGAATATACCGACGACGAACGGGTTGTATTCAAAGGTGTTTTGACGGACAAGAAAAATAATAAAAAACAGTCTTCCGAAGTGAATTTGGTACCTGTTTTTTATGAAGATTTTATAAGAGCCTCAAGCAGAACGGGCTCATCCTTTGTTTGTTTTAACGGAGATTTTGATTACGGTAAATTTTTTAAAAACGAAAGTTTTATGACTGTGGCTACCTTTACGAAACCCTGAAAACAGCCCCAAAGAGGGCATCCATGCCATAACAGGCGGGGGATGTCCTGAAGAAGTCTAGGAGGCTGAGTTTGTCCGAGATGTCTTTGTCGAGTATATCAACGGCTTTTACTAATTCAAGCCGGTGATTATTGTCAAGGAAGTTGCTTACTTGTTTCTCATTTTCCTGTTCAAGGAAACTGCAGGTTACATATGCTATTAATCCGCCTGGTTTGACGTAAGATAACGCTTTGTTGAATATACTTTTTTGTAAGTCTGTATATTTTTCAAGCTTGTTGTTATCAAGCCTCATGGGCAGATCAGCATCCCGCCGCATCGAACCAATACCTGAGCAGGGGGCATCCACCAGAACTTTATCAAAAAATCTATACTGCCCCTCTTTTAATTTTTTAAATTTAGCACCGGTTTTCTTAGACCTGTTTATGGCTTTTTGTATGCGGTTTTCATTTATATCGTGTATGTAAATATCCGCAGTGTTAAATGTTAAGGAAGAAATTCCCAAAGCCTTTCCTCCTGTTCCTGCACAGAAATCGAGAATTTTTTCGCCCGGTTTTATATCCAAAAGCAAAGGGATGAGCTGACTGGCTTCATCCTGTATCTCAAAGTAACCTTTTTTAAACTCATTCAGCTGCCTGACATTTATATGCTGGTTGAAAGTAATGCCGAAAGGACTGACTTTGGTTGGAGAAGCATTGTATTTACCTGAGAATTTATCCAGCATCAAATCTTTTGTAGCCTTTAATGTGTTTATCCTGATACTCATCGGTGCCCGGTAGAAAAATGGACGTATATCATCCACATTTTTCAAAACGGTTTCAGCAAAATTAAGGCTGAAACCTGATATTTCCGATAGAGCAGAAGGGGAGTTTATATTTTTACTTTCAAGAACATTATAAGCCTTTTCATAACTGAAATTTTCTGTGTCTTTCTTTAAAAGCCCGTAAAACCTGATACCACAGTAAAAATAATCCGTTATTTCGCGTCTGAGTGAAGAGCCGAAGTTATTATCTCTTAAAAATTTTTCCAGAAGGCTTCTTGCCAGTTCTCCAGACTCTGCGCATCTGATGATAAGTTCGTTTATTTTTTTTTTACATCGTTATGAATCATGAGACCTCATTATGAACTCCTGTATTGACTTTCATACAAGTAGAAAATATATTCAAAACGCTTTAGAAGTCAATCACGGGGGTAAAATTTGCCTGGGAAAGTTTTAGTGGCTATGAGCGGAGGAGTTGACAGTACCGTAACCGCTTACCTTTTAAAGAAGCAGGGGGCTGATGTTATCGGCTTAACCCTGAAAATGTTTGAAGGGCAGGAAAAGCATCTGGATGATGCAGGTAAAATGGCTGCAAAGCTAAATATACCATGGTATTTTGAGGATTATACAGATTTTTTCCGTGATGAGGTTATATCATATTTTATAAATACATACAGAAAAGGTAAAACGCCCAATCCCTGCTGCTATTGCAATGAGTATGCAAAATTCAGATATCTTTTTGAACAGATGCAAAAGCATAATGCCGATAAGATAGCCACAGGGCACTATGCCCGTAAAACTTTTAAGAACGGACATTGGTTTATTGCAAAAGCCGCAAACCTAAAAAAGGATCAATCGTATTATTTGAGTCTGCTGGACGAATTTTATATAGGTTTAACTGAGTTTCCTTTAGGAGAATTCCCAAGCAAATATCAGGTAAGAAAAATTGCTGAGGAGCTTGGTCTTGAAGTTTCCGGTAAGAAAGACAGCCAGGATGTCTGTTTTCTTGAGGGTGGGGATTACAGAGAATATCTGAGTGAAAAGATACCATCTGATAAAATCAAAAAGGGAAATTTTATTTACAAAGGTGAGATACTCAAAGAACACGAAGGGGTAGAATTCTATACTGTAGGTCAGAGGAAAGGTCTGAAAACAGGATTTCACAAGCCTTTATATGTTGTTGAAATTGACCCTGTTTCCAACAATATCTACCTTGGCTCCAAAGAGGAAACATACTTTAAAGGTGTAAAGTTAGAGGAATGTAATTTTATTACAGAAAGAAAGTTTTTCAAATCTGAAATCAAATTAAGATACAGGATGAAAAGCGCAGCTTGTACAGTGGAGATTCTCCCTAATAATGAAGCGGCTGTACTTTTTGATGAAAAACAGTCAGCTCCCACACCGGGACAGGTGGCAGTAATTTATGATGGAGATTTGGTTGCCGGAGGCGGAATAATAAGAAAGGCTTTTTGACCTACACCACTCTTCCGTTTTTTTAATAGCTATGGCAATTTATTTGAGAAAATAGTGAAACAGGGAGTGAGTTAGTGAGATAGTGAGAAAGTGAGGTAGCGAGATAGAAAAGTAGTAATTTGTTGAGTGGGATATTGGTATTAAGTGCTAAGTGCTAAGAGCAAAGGTTGAGGTTTAAGGTAAAGGTTGATGAAGTTGAATAGCTTGATATGATTGAGCGGAGAATCAGTGCAGTAAGTTTGGGTACCTTCGTAAAATTTAGCTATTTCAACGGACAAACTTTTTCCCAGTGAATAACTACGAATAACGAAGAATAACAATAAATAACTGTTCACTTTTACTAACATTAAACATTGAACATTGCACTATCTCACACTCATCACGGATTACGCATAACGCATTATGGCATTTCCTGTTGAAATTTTATACTAAATATATAAATTATCTCAGCGAAAAAATTAATATTACGGAGGCGTAAAAATGGCGGAAACTGTTCAGTTTCAGGCAGAAGTTAAGGAACTTTTAAACCTTGTAATCAATTCTTTATATACGCATAAAGAGATATTTTTAAGGGAATTGATCTCCAATGCATCGGATGCCATCGATAAGGCAAAATATCTTTCAATAACCGATAAGTCCAACAATTTAGCCGGCACTGAATGGAAAATAAAAATTAAATCGGATAAAGATGAAGGTACTATTACCATCTCAGACAACGGAATCGGCTTGAGCAGGGATGAAGCTGTGAAATCGCTGGGTACAATAGCGCATTCGGGTACAAAGGAATTTATCAATGCTGTTAAATCTGGTCAGATAAAAGAACAACCGGAATTGATCGGACAATTCGGAGTAGGTTTTTATTCGGCCTTTATGGTTGCTGACAATATAACTGTGATTTCCAAAAAAGTCGGCGAGGAAAAAGGAGTAAAATGGGAGTCGGCTGCCGATGGTACATTTACTGTGGATGATGCCGATAAGGAAAGTTTCGGCACAGATGTTACAGTTACTCTTAAAGAAGATGAAATGGAGTTTCTGGATGAATGGCGTATAAAGGAGATTGTAAAAAAATATTCCGACTATATCGAGTATCCGATAACTATGGATGTTGAAAAAGAGGATAAAGACGGTAATAAGTCCATTGAAGAGGAAACGCTGAATTCGATGAAGGCCTTGTGGCTGAAGGATAAGTCGGAAATAACGGAAAACGAGTACAATGAGTTTTACAAACATATTTCCCACGATTTTACCGATCCGCTGGAAACCATACATTTCAAAGCGGAAGGGACTCAGGAATTTTCAGCA of Flexistipes sp. contains these proteins:
- a CDS encoding DUF362 domain-containing protein, translated to MSSTVYHISPHSKSFTYENGLQGKFEQFLKNFEIDKYIGKDETVPLKIHLGGKGAFRTIRPQFVRQVVRAVKSIPAKPFVTDSVRIPAYDYLEVAKEAGYNHLTLDAPVVIADGMYGKDSLKSRAGEPIGDVYIASALYEAKSMVVLTHVKGHIQAVLGGAIKNISMGGVSNESHHGDWHEGRGKMHFLMGDIMEWDQEKCILCYDCMKVCPAECITFPDNIYTVDKDKCWRCGRCARVCPEDAIHVPVTHEKFMKAVAEGANAVTSTFEPKRIIYINFLTEMQPECDCMPIAENPVAQDQGILISDDPVAIDTATLDILSEVEPLPGSRAEGIKKKDGWDIFSLLHQKDGRLQVMEAEKIGLGTIDYTIEKVD
- a CDS encoding FmdB family zinc ribbon protein produces the protein MPIYEYQCEKCSDVFELFEGINSKSKIRKCSKCGGDAKRIISMSNFQLKGSGWYVTDYKGKNTCANSASGKSKPENKNTADACSTCAAGAGKTQ
- a CDS encoding surface lipoprotein assembly modifier, translating into MIRLLIIILLISASICSAQNNYIELGSAYLYQKSNLAVDSKNEIIHNYSEPDDAFGKFIPVVRFNYSQNKNGTGFYIGSPSLSSSGGGFLIGLKKPGLLNTEFSVYLSYRLPEEVWEDPFLLNKERSSTYKDSYGFGLNLNNILNTRFSYKLKLLSENIRDDVIGSNYSRLQRDGYIISQEISKNIRMSNKMFLNLGIFYKKGEYEGDANSYDEPGISASWAYLSPKGLSARIIYSLSYAKYAKEHPLFDKTRKDVNENIILVLRKNNILNLKNVFASAYIGVGGSFSNIDFYEKRLAFTGMSAGYSF
- a CDS encoding SIR2 family NAD-dependent protein deacylase — its product is MDYKDKIKAAADIIKNSESLVITAGAGIGVDSGLPDFRGNRGFWKAYPPYERLGLSFIEAANPAHFERDPSFGWGFYGHRLQMYRNITPHKGFYLMLDWIKQFGMDYFVVTSNVDGHFQKAGFPEDKVYEIHGSIHYLQCLNACTSSIWENKEKIDVDTESMRARNVPKCINCHTVARPNILMFGDFSWLPYRSHEQSNRFDDFLDSQKKSKIAVIEIGAGTAIPSIRHTSERIHRNLNAEIIRINPREPEVKRPNIGIGEGSLKTLSDIDEVLND
- a CDS encoding ComEA family DNA-binding protein; translation: MKKIIFAILMLLMVFTLAFAKVNLNTASKKELSSLEYIGDAKAQAIIDYREKNPFENIKEFIKVDGVGERVFEMNKDNLCTGNGDC
- a CDS encoding SDR family oxidoreductase, giving the protein MSKTILITGATSGFGLACAEIFFHNKWNVILTGRRKERLENLEKKLGNISSVYTSELDVRNSSSVEKFITDLPQGFRDIDVLVNNAGLALGLDPAYEANLDDWDVMVDTNIKGLLYCTKSVLKTMVKKNSGHIVNIGSTAGNWPYPGGNVYGATKSFVQQFSRNLRADLLGTKVKVTNIEPGMAETEFSLVRFKGDKKKAEKVYENADLLQPEDIAEIIYWVVNTPERVNINTLEVMATCQAWGPLQVNQS
- a CDS encoding class I SAM-dependent methyltransferase, producing MEFYEMLNNYYDEIFPFSKSTYGFIKELVPENAHLLEIGSATGKYVKTFQKDGFKATGLEYSKIFMDNPYEMVIGDMHKLPFKKESFETVFCIGNTLAHSIDRNEVHKVLYSAFSLLKPKGSLVVQTVNYDRICANGIKELDPIETPNVKFERYYEYTDDERVVFKGVLTDKKNNKKQSSEVNLVPVFYEDFIRASSRTGSSFVCFNGDFDYGKFFKNESFMTVATFTKP
- a CDS encoding RsmB/NOP family class I SAM-dependent RNA methyltransferase → MSIRINTLKATKDLMLDKFSGKYNASPTKVSPFGITFNQHINVRQLNEFKKGYFEIQDEASQLIPLLLDIKPGEKILDFCAGTGGKALGISSLTFNTADIYIHDINENRIQKAINRSKKTGAKFKKLKEGQYRFFDKVLVDAPCSGIGSMRRDADLPMRLDNNKLEKYTDLQKSIFNKALSYVKPGGLIAYVTCSFLEQENEKQVSNFLDNNHRLELVKAVDILDKDISDKLSLLDFFRTSPACYGMDALFGAVFRVS
- the mnmA gene encoding tRNA 2-thiouridine(34) synthase MnmA, with translation MPGKVLVAMSGGVDSTVTAYLLKKQGADVIGLTLKMFEGQEKHLDDAGKMAAKLNIPWYFEDYTDFFRDEVISYFINTYRKGKTPNPCCYCNEYAKFRYLFEQMQKHNADKIATGHYARKTFKNGHWFIAKAANLKKDQSYYLSLLDEFYIGLTEFPLGEFPSKYQVRKIAEELGLEVSGKKDSQDVCFLEGGDYREYLSEKIPSDKIKKGNFIYKGEILKEHEGVEFYTVGQRKGLKTGFHKPLYVVEIDPVSNNIYLGSKEETYFKGVKLEECNFITERKFFKSEIKLRYRMKSAACTVEILPNNEAAVLFDEKQSAPTPGQVAVIYDGDLVAGGGIIRKAF